The genomic interval gggtgacacaagtggtcttagGTTCATTTCCCTCTACAATACGCACTTGATAATATCCCAATCTCAAGTCTAGCTTAGTGAAATATTTAGTTGTACTTAACTGATCAAAAATATCAACAATCAATAAAATGAGATACTTGTTGCGAACTGTCACTTTATTAAGAGCTCGATAATCTACGCACAAACGCAAAATGTCATCTTGTTTCTTCTGGAATAACAttggggccccaaaaggtgcttttgatggGCAGATGAATCCTATTGCTATTAGATCATttagttgccttctaagttcagctaactcaggcGGCGTCATTTGATAAGGGGCACGTGCTAACAGTTTTACCCTCGGCAAAAgctcaatttcgtggtcaatctgtcatcgaggtggtaaaaccctagGTAGTTATTCTgggatcacctccttgaactcttctaaaacttcttTAATTTCAACTAGATATTTCCCTATCTCTTCATCTTCTGAAACTATCagtagaaccacgaaagaaggttctcccctttttactcccttcttgaattggagggctgaaagcaacttcctctcatcgaaaTTATTGTAGGCTGCGGGGAGCGCACAAGGTGTAtctcccattatcacaagacaattcACAactgggatcggcattgagcgtgtcactttaaaaaaatccatccccaataccacatcaaagtcatcGAAGGGTGCCACGGTGAAATCAATTGTTCCAAACCACGACCCCATTTGGCAGGCTACTTTAGGTGCCACTCCTATCGTGGTTAACActtgagaattcactgcttttaacTTCCCCACATCCTTATCTACTTGTATTCTAATCGTTGGGCTTCTGAAttagcaatgaaattatgggtggctcctgtatcaatcatggccttgattttctttccattcaaaagtagatcaatGTACATTAAGCCCTTCTCCTAAGACTTGTTGGTAACTACTTGGCGttctaatgcccccaaaaatctcaatgctcccaccatattTTGTTGTTCTTCTGGGGTTGCTATCGGGGTTTTGGTTTCCCATTGAAGGGCCTTTAAAGCATTCAAAGCCTTTCATTTAGGGAACTCTGCCACTCGATGCGGTCCCATGTAAAGAAAACATGAGACCGGAAATCGATGCTCTCCACCACCcgttcgtccgcccctccactccttATTCATATGCACTGTTTTATCTTTTCAAGAACTATTTGTATCCCTGTCCCTTCCCCCATTAGTGGTCTTATACACTTTATTGGGCCTGGAATCATTATTGGTGGATGTGGGGAAATTTCGCTTCCTAGAATTGTCTGgaaaatcatccaaccgttcaaCAGCAACAAGGGAAGAAGAAAGATCACTAGCACTTTGCCGGTGCATTCATTgtttggccatgtcttcaaaccccggAGAAAATGAAATAGTCTATCCGATTCGGTCATGTCTATTATGTCCAACATCAAGGTCTGATATTCCTATACATAACTCCTTATTGAGCCAGTTTGTtacaattccattactttgcaccgTGCTATGTACTCCACATTTTTTTGGGTAGAATTGGGTCTTCAACGCCTATTCCAACCCCTCCCAAGTGTTAATGACACACTTATTATGctaaatataatttcatttagttctccaccacaatttgGCATCCCCAACCAGGTATACGGTTGCCATATTTACCCGGTCCACTTCTAGATCCACTTGTGAACATATGAAGTAGTGTTctatatcaaagaagaaattatccAGTTCCTTTGCATCTCGTGTACCCCCAAAAAATTTAAGTTCTAATACCTTTAATAGAAAACCCTCACTTGGATCTGCAACCGGCCTTTGGGCTATCTATGCCACTACATTCACTTTCACTGtcatctcttgtaaatccctttGAACCTAGTCCACAACACTTTGGACACTActcatctccttcaaatcttccttcaaagtAGCAATGGACTCCTTAACATCTTCTGTAAGGAAATTAAAATTATCCGTTAGCTCCTGTAAagagacctcaagctctattggctctccctgttgggacgaaagagatggaaatatgccctcaatatgttccagcctactcttaaaggcttccaactgcttgatactcttctggaaggcctcaagctctcttggccttTTCTCTAGGGATTTCAcacgtggaatgaatttttcaagttcctcaagtctctctacaaATTTGATACCCTATAGAGATTTTCTATAGGGTTTTCATTagcggcctcaagctctgttggcacgcctttctcctttatcaatgttaccaccaacccttggagttcacaGCACATTGTCTCCAAGGttacaagttttgtctcaagcgccttgttggcctaacaaggcttacaattcttgttttgatgataacaaatcatgatatatttaaaatggtTTGTTTCAAAttaaagtttttcaggaaaaagacaaagcttagagagagttcaaagctcaaaaggatgatataacttatgatgaaagtactattcaaaaagaccaagaaagaaagatcatcagaaactcaaagataaTTGAAGAACAAAGAATcaattgaagatcaaaagaatatagttttaagaatggttaaatgtaagtacttcaagtaaacttcaaatataaattgaattgaagctctcataagacAAAAGGAAACTTAAAAAAGTGGtattagaaaaaccctaaaaaatgttttaaaaaatcaaaGTGAATGAGggttcaaaagaagaaaagattttGAAATCTGATAGGCCAGGCAACTGCCTCCATGTGGCaagcgactgcccaaattaaataaggaatttttaaagaggcagtagggtgtcaAACGACTGCCTGAGCACAACcaagcgcctgggtggtcaagctaggCGACTGCCTGGGTTCTAGTAGGCGActaccagtgttctgtgttttgaAATTcctctatggcaggcgactgccaggtcgAGGTAGGCGACCGCCACTCGAACGTTTTTTTAAAATActtcaacgggaagattttttaaatgaattttttgggCACTACTTTTTTGAAAAACTTAGGGATTACTCCAaataaacttggggaacaagaaattacttttaaacttctataaatagccctaaacttcaaagatttttcacaacaagaaattttctagcaaatcaAAATTCCCtataagctctcaaactctcttttgttcatcctacttcaaccaCCGAGTTACTACTGATACAAATTCCGAAGAAGAgttttcaaagtctgaatctttcaatacttggaagctatttggtgatctaaattcaatttgagcttcaatccttttatatatttgatttactttgaagtatatttgtgttgaaacttgtactaatttactctactatgagagtgtcttttgtacacaagcttttctctatcttgattcttatttatagatgattcaaggttatagaatcgttggaccgaacgagggaatatcgtttggagaggctgactatagcctaaaggaaggagtgattgtaatcggtattgtttcacccgtcaacgaaactgaattaatgaatcctttggtggtttgccaaaggcgaggacgtaggctgggtataagccaaaccttgtaaaaccttgtgtctttcttcttccttactctttatttttgaGCAAAACTAACAACTTGCatatatgctttaaattgttaaattctgagtgtatggttgttaaatagaccagaagataattcgttttggcttgatcaacattgattgcggaaaccgaaaaggactacattggttgatcatcctaaacttattaatctgaaattttgtttaataattaaacacaaagaagaagtgtgattgtgaaataacacagggcttatataaattctgCATACTTTACATTTTGATACAGGActattgatataaagatcaagattttgattattttgttgattggttgtggttgacttgattttgtgattgcttgttgtgattgttgatataaaacaaagtattaaaaaggaaagaattttaaaatctcaattcaccccccctcttgggaagctatcctaatttcatgcCTCAGTGCGCTCCACTTTTCCCAACTTATTTCTCATATTACCACTAATGGTGCTCGCACACCATAATGAAAatgactacttgtattattcaaatcgaagagactaaccacacaaacGTTAACAccgataatcatatattcattctaaatccctagagaatacaattatagtagtatctcttttcccctttttcccattacattgtcactccctaacatcctcccccataTCATTTTATCTACGTtctcgtcgatgtgttgtagaaggccTTCTCACTCTGCTAATGTTGAAGTTGATGTTGTTTTtgaatttctgaaatcttcaatcttttgtatgacatgctgaaggttttctgtcttttcccaactattctcttcttcccccagccACTGAACCAAATATTGTTGCTGTTGACGACCTTCTATATTGATaactctgtctgcaatgatcttCTAGACATCTTTGTCTACAGGCAACCTtttggaaattgttgatctccttattTTTTGTCGGTGCGAATCTGTttcatctgtgtggaatgactttaaattgcttacatgaaacacgaatcggatatataaaatttatgttatAATAACGCAACAATATCattactttcattttttattattttcattttgacattataaaataataaattgttataaatataataatgCTATACAATTCTACTTTCTTTGTAAGACATTAATGGAAAATAATGACAATTTAGTCacataaattattataaaatattctAGAGTGAGcgttaaaaagaaattttaacgTGATTTTCATGTGACTCGCCAGATTTAAATATAAagttttttcattattattgggAGGCCAGGCCAGCACAATAAGCCTGCACCCAATGCCCAACCCGGCCCATTCACACTTCACAATTGCCATCCACAGGTCTATACTTTAACATTCTATAGGCCCAGTAGCGGCGGCCCACCTTAGCTCCTTGAAAAGAAGGCCTAATGGGTTTGAATATTTATTTGGGTCTATGTTTATGTTGTTTCGGGTACGGAATTACCCCCCATTATTTACtgaaatgacaataataccctcgTTGTGACCTAATCAACCCTAATCTTTCGTCAGAATACCAAATAGGGCTCTTCCCCTTCCTCCCCGTCGCCCGCCCGCTCACACCTGCCTGTGCTTTCCCGTGGAGATCTGAAACGCTGATCGTAACACTCTCAGAATGATTTTCGAGGTAAGCTCAGCATGTTTTGTCGTTTCTATTAATTTTAATTTCTGGATTCATGTCAGTCTTTAGATTCAGCAGTTCACACGGAAACTAGATCTTCTTCAATGGCGAAGATTTTATATTATTTCTGATAATTTATCAGCGTGATATGCTTTCTGAGAGGAAAATGTTTCCATTTCTGGTTATCCATTTAGAACCCCCTTTTCTGGCAAAGAATTAAAAATATTTCTGCTGTGGGGAAGTGCGTAGAAGATATCTTTTGGGCCTATGAGCTTGTAAAAAGTAGCTCTTAATTGTTACTTTTTGTATAGTCATGTGTCGAGAGCCGTCTGTGAAAGCTCTGCTTATTTTGACTGATGACACTGAGGCGTGAGCCGCGAATGATTGGAGATGATTTTTATTGATCGACACTGAATGTGTTTCCTTTACTCCGTGCAGTGATTTGATGTATGATCGTGTCTTGTGATGTTTTTTGGGGACCTTTAGTTAAAGGTGTGTATAAGCTGCAAAGAGGGTGGACTTTTGGATTAGTGCTAGTTAGCATATGGAGGATTTCAATTTTGTTGTTGGTCAAGAGTTTGCTGATGTAAAGGCTTTTAGGAATGCAATTAAAGAAGCAGCAATTGCACAGCATTTTGAACTTCGTATTATAAAAAGTGATTTAATCCGTTACTTTGCAAAGTGTTCTTGTGAAGGTTGTCCATGGCGCATTCGTGCAGTGAAGCTTCCCAATGCCCCCACCTTCACAATAAGAAGCCTTGAGGGGACTCATACCTGTGGGAAAAATGCGCAAAATGGGCATCATCAGGCTTCTGTAGATTGGATTGTGAGTTTCATAGAGGAACGACTGCGGGATAACATTAACTACAAACCGAAGGACATATTGCATGATATTTACGAACAGTATGGAATTACTATACCATACAAGCAAGCTTGGCGTGCCAAGGAACGGGGCCTTGCTGCAATTTATGGCTCTTCCGAGGAGGGATATTGCCTCCTTCCTGCATACTGTGAGCAAATTAAGAATGCCAACCCCGGAAGTTTTGCTGAGGTTTTCACCGCTGGTGCAGATAACCGGTTTCAACGGCTTTTTGTTTCTTTCTATGCATCCATTTATGGGTTTCTTAATGGTTGCTTGCCTATTGTTGGGCTTGGTGCGATGCAGCTTAAAAGCAAATATCTGGGTACGTTGCTTTCAGCAACTTCTTTTGATGCTGATGGTGGGCTTTTTCCACTTGCCTTTGGTGTGGTTGATGTAGAGAATGATGAGAGCTGGATGTGGTTTTTGTCAGAGTTACATAAGGCACTGGAGATGAGCACAGAGAATATTCCACGGCTTACATTCTTGTCTGAAGGACAAAAAGGGATTGCTGATGCTGTGAGAAGGAAGTTTTCTGGTTCTTCTCATGGATTGTGCATGCGCCACCTGACCGAAAGCATTGGCAAAGAATTCAAGAACTCAAGGCTTGTCCATCTTCTGTGGAAAGCTGCATATTCCACGTCTACCATTGGATTTAAAGAAAAAATGACAGAAATTGAGGAGGTTTCTTCTGACGCAGCAAGGTGGATTCAACAGTTTCCACCATGCCATTGGGCATTAGTTTATTTTGAaggaacacggtatggtcacctCTCATCAAATATTGAGGAGTTCAACAGATGGATTGTTGAAGTACGGGAGCTGCCTGTGATCCAAGTGGTTGAGCGTATTCACAGTAAACTAAGGACTGAGTTTGAAGAAAGGCGCTTGAAGAGTAGTTCTTGGTTTTCAGTGTTAGCTCCATCTGCTGAGAAGCATCTGATTGAAGCAATCAACTGTGCGTCCACGTATCAAGTCCTTCGTTCCGATGAAGTGGAATTTGAAGTTATATCAACTGAGCGATCTGATATTGTAAATATTGGGACCCATTGTTGTTCATGCCGTGACTGGCAACTGTACGGAATACCATGCTCCCATGCCGTTGCAGCTATCATGTCCTGTAGAAAAGATGTTTATGCCTTTGCAGAGAAATGTTTTACTGTTGCTAGTTACCATGAGACATATTCAAAAGAGATACACCCTCTACCTGGTAAAATTGAATGGAAGAAGACGGATGAGGCACCTGCCAATGATGAAGTCCAACTTGTGCGACCACCCAAGTTTCGTCGGCCACCTGGACGCCCCGAAAAGAAGAGGATTTGCGTGGAGGACCTTAATCGTGAGAAACACACCGTGCATTGTAGCAGGTGCAACCAAACTGGGCATTACAAAACAACGTGCAAAACAGAGACTATAAAGAGAATAGAGCAGTTTTAGATGTTAAACTTTGTACCCCAAGTCAATGATTAGTTTGCTATTTCCTGGATTAGATAGTTTAACCATGTTCCAGGAATACTTTCAATCCAGGTATTGTAGAATAGGAAATCACCATTGTACTATTAATGTGTCTTTAGTCTGTATCACAGCCATGAGGAATGGAGATTTTGTTTCTCTATCTTACAGAGAGCATCAGTTAATTTTTGTGCATTTTTCATCCCCATCATCCTGCATCTATTTTGTGATTTAATCCACTCAAAATTTTGTTTGATGCACAAGAATGGAATGGAATAAAATCgatatttataattttacatatttGCGATATAAATTTTCGTTCTAACATCTTGGCATACCAAATATTGGTGCATGATGTTTAGTATTTCATGTATTTGCCCTTTTGAGAGGGTGTGGAATGTGGTTTTACCTTTCAAAATGCTGAAAATTACAATCTCACATTTGGAAACAAAGAAATTTCTAACATAAACATCTAAACTACAGACACTAATCCATGCTAGTGTCACAATATGCCCATGTAGGTAACCAAATACAAATACAATTAAACAAAGAATTTGAGTGAGATTACATGAAAATGTGATGAGACAGCCAATTGCATAATGCTTAAGGCGTGCCATGAATTAATTTGTCAAGTAAATAAATAGCCAGAAAATTCTACCGCAAAACAGCATATCTGCATTGCTTCTTTCATGTAGCAATACAGCCCCGTGGTAGTAGCCAGCCCAAACAACAAATTAAGATATCTAAACATGAAGGAGATGAGAAAGTAAGAGATGGGGCGCGGGGGGTTATGGGAGGAGGCTGTTGATTTCTTTCAAAATGACGTAGTTTTGGGTTGTTAAGTTAATAGATGGTGGAGGAGTGCAGGGCCAGATTGGTTTACTGAAGCAACATTCCAACCCCTAAATTTAGATGGTCAAATATAAGCTATAAGACTTCCTCTCCATTCCCTTCTCGCTATTTTATAAGTAACAACATTTTAAAGAAAAGGACACTAGGGGCAGTTTGGTATCactattaaaattataaaaataaaaactagaaacaaaagttaaaaaactaaaaataaagagtaaaagcgAAAAGCTGGCAGTCTATTTGCTTATAattggtattaaaaaaaatatatgattgaGCACTATAAATGTGtaaaattaccactttaccctagATTATTGACTTGATCAATGTCAAAATGGCATGTGCATATTaataaaatcaaatattaattatatt from Malania oleifera isolate guangnan ecotype guangnan chromosome 9, ASM2987363v1, whole genome shotgun sequence carries:
- the LOC131163988 gene encoding uncharacterized protein LOC131163988, which gives rise to MEDFNFVVGQEFADVKAFRNAIKEAAIAQHFELRIIKSDLIRYFAKCSCEGCPWRIRAVKLPNAPTFTIRSLEGTHTCGKNAQNGHHQASVDWIVSFIEERLRDNINYKPKDILHDIYEQYGITIPYKQAWRAKERGLAAIYGSSEEGYCLLPAYCEQIKNANPGSFAEVFTAGADNRFQRLFVSFYASIYGFLNGCLPIVGLGAMQLKSKYLGTLLSATSFDADGGLFPLAFGVVDVENDESWMWFLSELHKALEMSTENIPRLTFLSEGQKGIADAVRRKFSGSSHGLCMRHLTESIGKEFKNSRLVHLLWKAAYSTSTIGFKEKMTEIEEVSSDAARWIQQFPPCHWALVYFEGTRYGHLSSNIEEFNRWIVEVRELPVIQVVERIHSKLRTEFEERRLKSSSWFSVLAPSAEKHLIEAINCASTYQVLRSDEVEFEVISTERSDIVNIGTHCCSCRDWQLYGIPCSHAVAAIMSCRKDVYAFAEKCFTVASYHETYSKEIHPLPGKIEWKKTDEAPANDEVQLVRPPKFRRPPGRPEKKRICVEDLNREKHTVHCSRCNQTGHYKTTCKTETIKRIEQF